The sequence GTTATCTCTTCTTTAAGAGGCACTGCACTGCCAACCTCGCACTTGATTGCCTCGGCTGTCCTTTCACCTATTAAGAGGTTATGATTCTTCTTGAAGAACTGCATTATGGCGTTATTCATCTCATCGCCTGCAATCCTGATCGATTCCTCGTTAACAATGCCGGAGAGTGCAATTACTGCAATTTCAGTCGTTCCGCCGCCGATATCAATGATCATGCTTCCAACCGGAGCCTCAACGTCAATTCCAATACCTATGGCAGCAGCCATCGGCTCGGCAATCAGATGAACTTCCTTTGCGCCGGCATGTTCGGCACTGTCGCGTACTGCTCTTTTTTCAACTTCTGTAACACCGCTCGGAACGGCAATGATTATTCTTCTTGAGGAGATAGGACCGTTGCTTACCTTCTTTATAAAGGCTTTTATCATCCCTTCGGCAATTTCAAAATCTGCAATAACACCGTCACGCATAGGACGTGTAACACGGATTTCTTTATGTTCCCTGCCCTGCATTTCCTTGGCCTTGTTGCCCAGGGCAATTATTTTCTTTGTGTTTCTGTCGTAGGCAACGATCGACGGCTCATTTAATACAATACCTTTGCCTTTGAGATAAATTAAGGTATTTGCTGTTCCTAAATCAATTGCGATGTCTGTTGAAAAAAAATCGAATATTCCCATATAACCTCTTAGTGCTTAAAATTTCTTATTCCGGTAAATACCATTGCTAAATTATTTTCATCTGCTGCTTTTATTACTTCTTCATCTCTGACAGAGCCGCCAGGCTGAATGACAGCCTTTATGCCGCTTTTTGCCATTTCAATAACGCCGTCTGCAAACGGGAAAAATGCATCAGAAGCAGCTACTGCATTTTCCAGACTGTGCCCGTGTTCGGCTGCCTTCATGACTGCCAGCTTTGCCGAATCAACTCTCGACATCTGACCGGCCCCGACTCCAAGAATCTTCCGGTCTTTTGCAAAAACAATCGCATTGGATTTTGTATGCTTGCATACAACCCATGCCAGATGAAGATCTTCCCAATCCCCTTCGGCAACGTGCACCTTTGTAACTGTCTTTGTCTCTTCTTTTACCAGCCTCGAATTGTCCTTCGCCTGCGCTATCAGTCCGCCCGGCACACTCTTATAAAGCATTGTCTCATCTGACAAGGACCTTAAAACTCTGACTAACCTTCTGTTTTTCTTCTTTACGAGTATCTCCATGGCCTCACTCGTAAATCCCGGAGCGCAAATAATCTCTAAGAATATCTCGTTTAATTTCTCTGCAGTCTCTTTATCCACCTCTTTGTTGAAAGAGACAATCCCCCCGAAGGCTGAAGCAGGATCCGAGGAAAGTGCCCTTTCATAGGCATCCCGAACCGAACTGCCATAGGCTGCACCGCAGGGATTAGTGTGCTTTACTATAGCACAGGCCGTGCCTTCAAACTCCTGCACTAGCTCAACAGCAGCAACAAGATCAATAATGTTATTATAGGAGATCTCTTTGCCATGCACAATTTCAAAATACTTGCTGAAGTTTCCATATAAAGCAGCCGCCTGATGCGGGTTTTCCCCGTAGCGCAGAGACTGCGACAAGGGGAAGTTAAGGCGTACATTGGTCTTTGGACGCTCAAAAGCCTTTTCCAGGAAGTTCGCAATCAGAGTATCGTAAAATGATGTGTAGGAAAACGCTGCTGAAGCCAGGGCCTGCCTGGTGGTATGTGAGATCCCCCCGTCCTTTAATTCTGCCGTAAAATCAGCATACTGGCTGGGATCGGTCAATACGGAAACATACTTGT is a genomic window of Ignavibacteria bacterium containing:
- the purH gene encoding bifunctional phosphoribosylaminoimidazolecarboxamide formyltransferase/IMP cyclohydrolase; its protein translation is MKKLALISVSDKTGIVEFARDLSSLEYEILATGNTAKLLIQNGIECTEISDFTNFPEIFSGRVKTLQPRIFGGILMRRDNESDKSEAEKNGIVPIDIICVNLYPFPKVVEEDLPLEVKIENIDIGGPSLIRAASKNYKYVSVLTDPSQYADFTAELKDGGISHTTRQALASAAFSYTSFYDTLIANFLEKAFERPKTNVRLNFPLSQSLRYGENPHQAAALYGNFSKYFEIVHGKEISYNNIIDLVAAVELVQEFEGTACAIVKHTNPCGAAYGSSVRDAYERALSSDPASAFGGIVSFNKEVDKETAEKLNEIFLEIICAPGFTSEAMEILVKKKNRRLVRVLRSLSDETMLYKSVPGGLIAQAKDNSRLVKEETKTVTKVHVAEGDWEDLHLAWVVCKHTKSNAIVFAKDRKILGVGAGQMSRVDSAKLAVMKAAEHGHSLENAVAASDAFFPFADGVIEMAKSGIKAVIQPGGSVRDEEVIKAADENNLAMVFTGIRNFKH
- a CDS encoding rod shape-determining protein; protein product: MGIFDFFSTDIAIDLGTANTLIYLKGKGIVLNEPSIVAYDRNTKKIIALGNKAKEMQGREHKEIRVTRPMRDGVIADFEIAEGMIKAFIKKVSNGPISSRRIIIAVPSGVTEVEKRAVRDSAEHAGAKEVHLIAEPMAAAIGIGIDVEAPVGSMIIDIGGGTTEIAVIALSGIVNEESIRIAGDEMNNAIMQFFKKNHNLLIGERTAEAIKCEVGSAVPLKEEITVQVKGRDLVGGVPKTAEVSSVEIREALNENVSQIVEAVKQSLERTPPELSADILDRGVMITGGGALLKGIDERIRMETNLPVHVAEDPLTAVARGAGKTIDNLNKYSKVFIRNRRY